A genomic window from Acidobacteriota bacterium includes:
- the dnaK gene encoding molecular chaperone DnaK, producing the protein MSKVIGIDLGTTNSVVAIMEGSEPVVITNSEGGRTTPSVVGFTKDGNRLVGQVAKRQAVTNPENTVYSIKRFMGRRYNEVSSELKQVPYIVTQAGNDVRVKAGDKDWSPPEISAMVLQKLKQSAEDYLGQKVSQAVITVPAYFNDAQRQATKDAGRIAGLEVLRIVNEPTAAALAYGLDKKKDETIAVFDFGGGTFDISILEVGEGVVEVKSTNGDTHLGGDDVDERLIQWITEEFKKDQGIDLSKDKMALQRLKEAAEKAKIELSSAMETEINLPFITADASGPKHLQMKLTRAKFEALIDDILQRTLEPCRSALKDSGLTANQIDEVVLVGGSTRIPKIQQLVKEFFGKEPNKSVNPDEVVAIGAAVQAGVLSGDVKDLLLLDVTPLSLGIETLGGVFTKLIERNTTIPTRKSEIFSTATDNQTSVEVHVLQGERSMAGDNRTLGKFHLVGLPPAPRGVPQIEVTFDIDANGIANVSARDLGTGREQKITITASSGLSKEEIDKMQRDADSHAEDDKRLREVIETKNRLDALIYSSEKTIAENREKIPVGTLSEVEAAIVEAKAAVESNDPGQISVQLDKLTRATHKIAEALYAQQSAPGADAAASAAAGAEGAAGGAPGKGPDDVIDAEYIDVDENK; encoded by the coding sequence ATGAGTAAAGTTATCGGTATTGATTTAGGTACCACTAATTCAGTCGTGGCGATTATGGAAGGCAGTGAGCCGGTCGTGATCACCAATTCTGAAGGTGGACGCACCACCCCGTCGGTGGTCGGTTTCACTAAGGACGGCAACCGCTTGGTCGGACAAGTGGCAAAACGCCAAGCCGTTACGAATCCTGAAAATACGGTTTATTCAATTAAACGCTTTATGGGACGGCGCTACAACGAAGTCTCCAGCGAATTGAAGCAAGTTCCCTATATCGTCACCCAGGCAGGCAATGATGTGCGTGTGAAAGCTGGGGATAAAGACTGGTCGCCGCCCGAAATTTCGGCAATGGTGCTGCAAAAATTGAAGCAGTCCGCTGAAGACTACTTAGGCCAAAAAGTTTCGCAGGCTGTCATCACCGTGCCAGCCTATTTTAATGACGCGCAACGCCAAGCCACTAAGGACGCAGGCAGAATTGCTGGCCTGGAAGTGTTGCGCATCGTCAACGAGCCGACGGCTGCCGCGCTCGCTTATGGTCTGGACAAAAAGAAAGATGAGACGATTGCCGTGTTCGATTTCGGCGGCGGCACCTTCGACATCTCGATCCTGGAGGTGGGCGAAGGCGTAGTCGAAGTGAAATCCACCAATGGCGACACGCATCTGGGCGGCGACGACGTGGATGAACGTTTGATCCAGTGGATCACGGAAGAGTTCAAGAAGGATCAAGGCATTGATCTCTCCAAAGACAAGATGGCTTTGCAGCGCCTGAAGGAAGCCGCAGAGAAAGCCAAGATCGAGTTGTCGTCGGCAATGGAAACTGAGATCAACCTGCCGTTTATCACGGCGGACGCCTCAGGGCCAAAGCACTTGCAGATGAAGCTGACCCGCGCGAAATTTGAAGCGCTGATTGACGACATTCTGCAACGCACGCTCGAACCGTGTCGGAGTGCTTTGAAGGATTCCGGACTGACGGCCAACCAGATTGACGAAGTCGTGTTGGTCGGGGGTTCGACGCGCATCCCGAAGATTCAACAACTGGTCAAAGAGTTCTTTGGCAAGGAACCCAACAAGAGCGTCAACCCGGACGAAGTCGTCGCCATCGGCGCGGCGGTGCAGGCTGGCGTGTTGTCGGGCGATGTGAAAGACCTGCTGCTGCTCGACGTAACGCCGCTGAGCCTCGGCATTGAAACGCTGGGTGGCGTGTTCACCAAACTGATCGAACGCAACACGACGATTCCGACGCGCAAGTCGGAAATCTTTTCGACCGCGACAGACAACCAGACTTCGGTCGAAGTCCACGTGTTGCAGGGCGAACGTTCGATGGCGGGCGACAACCGCACGCTGGGCAAGTTCCATCTGGTTGGCTTGCCGCCCGCGCCGCGCGGTGTGCCGCAAATCGAAGTCACCTTCGACATTGACGCCAATGGCATCGCCAACGTCTCGGCGCGCGATTTGGGCACGGGCCGCGAGCAAAAGATCACGATCACCGCTTCGTCGGGTCTCTCCAAAGAGGAAATTGACAAGATGCAGCGCGATGCCGATTCGCACGCCGAAGATGACAAGCGCTTGCGTGAGGTGATCGAGACCAAGAACCGCCTCGATGCGCTGATCTATTCGAGCGAAAAGACGATTGCCGAAAACCGCGAAAAGATTCCGGTCGGCACGCTTTCCGAGGTCGAAGCCGCGATTGTCGAGGCCAAGGCGGCGGTCGAATCGAATGATCCGGGGCAAATCAGCGTTCAATTGGACAAGCTGACGCGCGCCACGCACAAGATCGCTGAGGCGCTCTATGCGCAACAATCCGCCCCAGGCGCAGACGCGGCGGCAAGTGCGGCTGCGGGCGCGGAGGGCGCGGCAGGTGGCGCACCAGGGAAAGGCCCCGACGACGTCATTGACGCCGAATACATTGACGTAGATGAGAACAAGTAG
- a CDS encoding CDP-alcohol phosphatidyltransferase family protein, translating into MSSALTLANLLTILRLLIVPIFVIAIYYQEFTWALALFFSAAVTDGLDGFFARAFNQKTQLGSILDPMADKLLLVTAFIVLSSHGLTKTLPIPFWVTVAAISRDVFIVLGALAINISTGFSQFRPSALGKLNTLVQIVTIAVFLAANAFALDTRLITVTCLATFLMALLSGIHYIFHANRLLNEKSHESPK; encoded by the coding sequence ATGTCATCTGCCCTTACTTTGGCAAACCTGCTGACCATCTTACGCCTGTTGATAGTGCCAATCTTTGTGATTGCCATTTATTACCAGGAGTTCACCTGGGCGCTCGCGCTATTCTTTAGCGCGGCCGTGACTGACGGACTAGATGGTTTTTTCGCCCGCGCTTTTAACCAAAAAACCCAATTGGGATCAATTCTTGATCCGATGGCAGACAAACTGTTATTGGTAACAGCCTTCATCGTCCTTTCAAGCCACGGACTGACGAAAACACTGCCCATTCCATTTTGGGTAACTGTGGCGGCCATCAGTCGTGATGTTTTTATCGTGCTTGGAGCGTTAGCGATCAACATCTCAACTGGCTTTAGTCAGTTTCGTCCTTCGGCTCTGGGTAAGCTTAATACCTTAGTACAAATCGTCACCATTGCCGTCTTCCTCGCAGCAAATGCCTTCGCTCTGGATACTCGTTTAATTACCGTGACTTGCCTTGCTACATTTCTAATGGCGTTGTTATCAGGGATTCACTATATCTTTCATGCGAACCGACTCTTGAACGAGAAGTCGCACGAATCTCCGAAGTAG
- a CDS encoding AI-2E family transporter: MREPPKSTGSTFGNPLEWLRWVPAMAVALLALLLLAICGGVIFLPMLCAIALAYLLAPYVKRFEQRGWSRANASVLCLILTGLLFALALIFILPNIWEQLGNAYQRALMLFTNREKAAPLLSKLKQTLPPLYSSYIDALGERLLASLNQYKFSELALGWFQSGIFQLFTLTASIFDLLLIPFFTYYLLADAPAIKSRFELLIPPRFRPQALALMNRISLVISSYIRGQLAIAAIMGSMYILGFALLRVPIAITLGVISGLLNFIPYIGTLTGLSLSLIFLVLDGAGLPRLLGILLLFAIVQSIEGYYLTPKILGHRLDLSPLWVLVGLLIGGNLFGLLGIVLALPVLAVAKVLLEFLEEIYQQSAFYSRTVSPLLTGDGLPVEPGSKFQASYLHPTSSDQESSPRIIITSSELASRLRDRPTDSEEKN; the protein is encoded by the coding sequence ATGAGAGAGCCTCCTAAAAGCACTGGCTCGACTTTCGGCAACCCGCTTGAATGGTTGCGCTGGGTGCCTGCTATGGCAGTTGCGCTCTTAGCCCTACTGCTTTTGGCAATCTGCGGCGGCGTTATCTTTCTACCCATGTTATGCGCCATCGCCTTGGCATATCTTTTAGCCCCTTATGTGAAACGGTTTGAACAGCGCGGCTGGTCCCGCGCAAACGCCTCTGTGCTGTGTTTGATCCTAACGGGATTATTATTCGCCCTGGCACTGATCTTCATTTTGCCAAACATCTGGGAGCAGCTAGGCAATGCGTATCAGCGCGCCTTGATGCTTTTTACCAATCGTGAAAAGGCCGCTCCATTACTCAGCAAGTTAAAACAAACGCTCCCTCCGTTATACAGCAGCTACATTGATGCCTTAGGGGAACGTCTCTTGGCTTCGCTCAACCAGTATAAATTTAGCGAACTTGCGTTAGGCTGGTTTCAAAGCGGCATTTTCCAACTCTTCACGTTGACCGCCTCGATTTTCGACCTCTTGCTGATTCCTTTTTTTACCTATTACTTGCTGGCGGATGCGCCTGCTATCAAAAGCCGGTTTGAGTTGCTAATTCCGCCGCGTTTTCGGCCACAAGCGTTGGCCCTGATGAATCGGATTAGTCTGGTTATTTCTTCCTACATACGTGGGCAGTTGGCAATAGCAGCGATTATGGGATCAATGTACATTCTTGGCTTCGCGCTATTGCGCGTTCCTATTGCTATTACGCTTGGAGTGATTTCAGGACTACTCAACTTTATCCCTTACATTGGAACCTTGACAGGTCTCTCATTATCGCTGATTTTCCTCGTTTTGGACGGTGCGGGTCTGCCCCGCCTACTTGGGATACTGCTGCTTTTCGCAATCGTCCAAAGCATCGAAGGTTATTATTTGACGCCCAAGATACTTGGCCATCGCCTTGATCTTTCCCCTTTATGGGTCCTGGTAGGATTGCTGATTGGGGGAAATCTCTTTGGCTTGCTCGGAATTGTGTTGGCATTACCTGTCCTGGCAGTGGCAAAAGTACTGTTGGAATTTTTGGAGGAGATTTATCAGCAGTCCGCTTTTTATTCACGCACGGTGTCCCCATTGCTGACAGGTGATGGCTTACCGGTTGAACCAGGGTCAAAATTCCAAGCGTCCTACCTCCACCCCACGTCCTCAGACCAGGAATCCTCTCCGCGCATAATCATAACGTCTAGCGAACTCGCTTCGCGGCTACGTGATCGGCCTACGGATAGTGAAGAGAAAAATTAG